In one Pseudomonas sp. R84 genomic region, the following are encoded:
- a CDS encoding alpha/beta hydrolase family protein, with protein sequence MPSVYRLAMPALCLSLILPCAFSVNAADPAPAAEKPAEEKPAERQPLLERSQEEAAALERKVPAQEQQQLQAGSDTFLALWKPANTAEPKGAVIIIPGAGETADWPQAIGPLRRKLPDAKWSSLSITLPDLQSDAIAPRVVEAPVAPKAPESGSKDSTTAQPIEQAAGGEAEVADQVVAETTEEQSKADAERIFARIDAAIAYAEQQSARSIVVLGHGTGAYWAARYLSEKQTSQVEKFIMVDVQTPTKAKPVLVELTPTLKLPTVDIFYMDKPLERNAALERMQASKRLKTSAFSQVALKALPDNKAEQEQLFRRVRGWLSPQNTD encoded by the coding sequence ATGCCCTCTGTCTACCGCCTGGCAATGCCAGCATTGTGCCTGTCGCTGATCCTGCCTTGTGCGTTTTCCGTCAACGCCGCCGACCCTGCCCCTGCGGCGGAAAAACCGGCAGAAGAAAAACCGGCCGAACGCCAGCCACTGCTTGAGCGTAGTCAGGAAGAGGCCGCCGCACTGGAACGTAAAGTCCCGGCGCAAGAACAACAACAGTTGCAGGCTGGCAGCGACACCTTTCTCGCCCTGTGGAAACCGGCCAACACCGCCGAGCCCAAAGGCGCGGTGATCATCATCCCTGGCGCCGGCGAAACCGCCGACTGGCCGCAGGCAATCGGCCCGTTGCGGCGCAAACTGCCGGATGCAAAATGGAGCAGCCTGAGTATCACTCTGCCCGACCTGCAAAGCGACGCCATCGCACCGCGCGTGGTTGAAGCGCCGGTTGCGCCGAAAGCACCGGAGTCGGGTAGCAAGGACTCCACCACCGCGCAGCCAATTGAACAAGCCGCTGGCGGTGAAGCCGAAGTGGCGGATCAAGTGGTCGCCGAAACCACAGAAGAGCAATCCAAGGCTGACGCCGAACGCATCTTCGCGCGCATCGACGCCGCGATTGCCTATGCCGAACAGCAGAGTGCGCGCAGCATTGTCGTGCTCGGGCACGGCACCGGTGCCTATTGGGCCGCGCGCTACTTGAGCGAAAAACAAACTTCGCAGGTCGAAAAGTTCATCATGGTTGATGTGCAGACACCAACCAAAGCCAAACCGGTGCTGGTAGAGCTGACGCCGACGCTGAAATTGCCGACGGTGGATATTTTCTACATGGACAAGCCGCTGGAGCGCAATGCGGCGCTGGAGCGTATGCAGGCGAGCAAGCGCTTGAAGACCTCGGCGTTCAGCCAGGTCGCGCTCAAGGCGCTGCCGGATAACAAGGCCGAACAGGAACAGTTGTTCCGCCGAGTGCGTGGCTGGCTGAGTCCACAGAACACAGACTGA